From a single Xyrauchen texanus isolate HMW12.3.18 chromosome 26, RBS_HiC_50CHRs, whole genome shotgun sequence genomic region:
- the LOC127619443 gene encoding piggyBac transposable element-derived protein 2-like, with amino-acid sequence MNIPFYGRKRSQAVDTVLVVPHDESEDELDGSDEENEEERPINEGESDESDRDAEERDGELEEDEEEQAYIKAKDLNLTWKTGRKSIPPVPQLKISLPQATEVKAPIDYFRNLIEDAIENIVTQSNLYASQCDINKPLNITFKEIERFIGIAQYMAVFNFPKTRLYWSTAARVDCIANTMSVNRWETIKRYLHFSNNENHIPAGQPGHDALFKIRPLLTALKKSFNTVPMHEMLCADEQIVPIIHNFEVYTGTITRAEGKPDIGASGNIVLKLCSVIPTNQSFKLFFDNWFCSIDLQVQLEKMKIHSVGTVRSSRLPNCTFTEDKTMKKKGRGTFEEKETKFEGVNLRAVKWHDNRSVHLLSTYAAAYPTTLVKRWDKKTQKVVEVVRPNIVSIYNKSMGGVDLLDSLIALYRTKVRSKKWYLRLFFHMMDVAMVEAWLLYRRDSTSCGVEQKEQLRLMDFKSEVASCLCKKDTLCRKRGRPSLSVQAGLDLKKRRGATAPLPRPHSAWTA; translated from the exons ATGAACATACCATTCTATGGCAGAAAGAGGAGTCAGGCAGTGGACACTGTTTTGGTTGTTCCACATGATGAAAGTGAGGATGAGTTAGATGGTAGTGATGAGGAAAATGAGGAGGAAAGACCTATCAATGAGGGAGAAAGTGATGAGTCAG ATAGAGATGCTGAAGAAAGAGATGGAGAGCTGGAAGAGGACGAAGAGGAACAAGCATACATAAAAGCTAAGGACCTGAATCTCACATGGAAAACTGGCCGAAAAAGTATACCCCCTGTCCCCCAGTTGAAAATCAGTCTTCCTCAGGCCACAGAGGTAAAAGCACCAATTGACTACTTCAGAAACCTGATAGAAGATGCAATTGAAAACATCGTCACACAGAGCAACTTGTATGCCAGCCAGTGTGACATAAATAAGCCGCTTAACATTACTTTCAAAGAGATTGAGCGGTTCATTGGCATTGCACAGTACATGGCAGTCTTCAACTTTCCAAAAACACGATTGTACTGGAGCACAGCTGCAAGGGTGGACTGCATTGCCAACACTATGTCAGTGAATCGCTGGGAGACCATCAAGAGATACCTCCACTTCAGCAACAATGAAAACCACAtcccagcaggtcagcctgggcATGATGCACTCTTCAAAATTCGTCCTCTCCTGACAGCTCTGAAGAAGAGCTTCAATACTGTTCCAATGCATGAGATGCTCTGTGCTGATGAACAGATTGTGCC CATCATTCACAACTTTGAGGTCTACACTGGAACCATCACTCGAGCTGAAGGGAAGCCAGACATTGGTGCCAGTGGCAACATTGTTCTAAAGCTGTGTTCAGTCATTCCCACCAACCAGTCCTTCAAGTTGTTTTTTGATAACTGGTTCTGCAGCATCGACCTACAAGTCCAACTTGAGAAAATGAAAATCCATAGTGTTGGAACAGTGAGATCCTCAAGGTTGCCCAATTGCACCTTTACTGAAGACAAAACAATGAAGAAAAAAGGAAGAGGGACCTTTGAAGAGAAGGAAACGAAATTTGAGGGCGTCAACCTGAGAGCAGTGAAGTGGCATGATAACCGTTCAGTCCACTTGCTAAGTACCTATGCAGCAGCCTACCCCACAACCTTGGTCAAGAGATGGGACAAGAAGACCCAAAAAGTGGTGGAGGTGGTAAGGCCAAACATTGTGTCTATCTACAACAAAAGCATGGGTGGAGTAGACCTCCTTGATTCCCTTATCGCACTGTATCGCACCAAAGTGCGATCCAAGAAATGGTATCTGCGCCTCTTCTTCCACATGATGGACGTGGCGATGGTGGAGGCTTGGCTGCTTTACAGAAGAGATTCCACCAGTTGTGGTGTGGAACAAAAGGAGCAGCTGAGATTGATGGACTTCAAATCTGAGGTGGCAAGCTGCCTCTGCAAAAAAGACACACTTTGCAGGAAGAGGGGACGTCCATCTCTGAGTGTCCAGGCAGGTTTAGACCTGAAAAAAAGACGCGGCGCAACTGCACCTCTACCCCGGCCCCACTCCGCTTGGACCGCATAG
- the LOC127620308 gene encoding glutathione S-transferase A-like, which yields MAKNIMLFWGSGSPPCWRLMIALEEKNLQGYNNKLLSFDKQEHKTKEVTDLNPRAQLPTFKHGNIIVNESFAACLYLESEFKSQGTRLIPDNPTEQALIYQRMFETNNLQEKMYDVAFYEMFVPEEERHESAVKRKKESLIAELKLWESYLEKMGKGSYLAGKIFTMADVVCFPVVAYFPRLGCPKERCPRLMEYYDMVKDRPSIKASWPPHWLENPKGPDTLKNL from the exons ATGGCAAAAAACATCATGCTGTTTTGGGGCTCCGGTTCCCCGCCGTGCTGGAGGCTGATGATCGCGCTGGAGGAGAAAAACCTGCAGGGATACAACAACAAACTCCTGTCGTTTGATAAACAAGAACACAAAACTAAAGAAGTGACGGATCTCAATCCCCGAGCACAG CTTCCAACATTCAAGCATGGAAACATCATCGTGAACGAGTCTTTCGCTGCATGCTTGTATCTGGAG AGTGAGTTTAAATCTCAAGGCACCCGTCTGATCCCAGATAACCCGACTGAACAAGCTCTCATTTATCAGCGCATGTTTGAGACCAACAACCTGCAAGAGAAAATGT ATGATGTGGCATTTTATGAGATGTTTGTACCGGAGGAAGAAAGACACGAATCCGCcgtgaagagaaagaaagaaagtttaaTTGCAGAGCTGAAACTGTGGGAGAGCTACTTGGAGAAG ATGGGGAAAGGGTCGTATCTCGCTGGAAAGATCTTCACCATGGCTGATGTTGTTTGTTTCCCCGTCGTTGCGTATTTCCCACGTCTTGG GTGTCCTAAAGAGAGGTGTCCCAGACTGATGGAGTACTATGACATGGTGAAGGACCGTCCCAGTATTAAAGCCAGCTGGCCACCTCACTGGCTGGAGAACCCAAAGGGACCGGACACTCTGAAGAACTTATAG